The Corylus avellana chromosome ca11, CavTom2PMs-1.0 genome contains the following window.
tagtttttttgtctATATCTGTCTTTGTggaaaaaatgaatttagaTCGTGATATATGTGGCTTTgatatattagaatatatattactcaaataaatattatatttgtttcttgttttttttgggtcttCCTTCCCCACTAGATGGCCAACCAAGAAGCTTCATAGCCCCTCAGGAAGTTTCATGGCCCCTCACTGAGCCATGTGTCACAAGACACATGGCTTAGTGAAACAGCAAAGTAACACATGCGTAGAAGACGTGGAGTTGATATATAGTTGGAAGAAGCTATAAGCTACTAGTTTTGGACACGTGCGTTTATAATATAAAGAGGCGTGCGTTGTAATTGAAATAACCAAATTCGTTAAAAGGGTGCAGAGTTTGTATAAAGAGGAGAACTAAGACAGAGAGATGTATCTTTTGAGTTGTATTGTTCTAGATGAACTGTGTAGGTTTTAGGCTCCTCCAACCGCCTACATTTTCAATAAAGATTGTTATTTCGATTTCAATCAAATTTTCCATAACATAGTGTTTATCCGTTACTCTGAGGCATGGGTGACTTTAGAGGAAAAAATGAATGGGCATGTTTGAAAATCCAAGTTTTTTGGCCCATAATTCCTTTCATGGAAGTCAATAATCTTTCACAAAAGTTAGTAGAATTATAGATACTAATGAAATGAATAAGAGCTATGTTTGCCCCCAGCCAGGGCTagtactgtagctggaacggcattgttccagctacagtaccaGCTGATTATTGCCCCCCTTCAAGTCAAAAAATcattccaaatttcaaaaacaacttttttttttattcacttcCCAACCAACCGATAATTCCaactaaattcttttttttttttttttttaagaaaatgaaaaaaaatattattaaaaaaaaaaaaattggagaaccgattggggtggctccttggccaaaatggggtggccggaccaccccatttttagccaagggggtggctccctGGCCGAtctccgatttttttttttttttaataatatttttcattttttttttaaaattagttgGAATTATCGGTTGGTTGGGAagtgaataaaaaaagagttatttttgaaatttgtttgaCTTGAAGGGAGGTAATAATCAGCTGATACTGTGGCTAGAACAGTgtcgttccagctacagtatCGGCTCTGGCTAGGGGCAAACATAGCTAAGTTGACCATCCCCGGCCACCAAAAATCTTAaatagtaatttatatatatatatttttgaataaaaggaACAATTTTTGGGTATTTTAGTATTATACGTtaagatttaatagaaaattttaaaagagaagtaacattccaaatttttgaaaaataacaattcaatattaagagtttttaaaattttaaaatattatttttattttctaaattctGAAAGCAAAAGACGAAAAACGAGCTGCATGCATTCATCATGCCTAGCCACATGTCAAAATCTGCCTTTACATGTAGCAAtaataatcttaattaattaattaataattattatgtttttttggcTTCTGGCGCGTggttaaagaaaaaattaaaaaaaaaaggaaagaaaaagaaggagaagactTCCCCACCGCACcaaatcaaaaatttaaaacttgaatATCGCAATAATGCTTTTACGTTACACAATTCACTCTCTGGAGGGAAATTCAAGGAACCCCACGCCACCAACTGTGCGCACTCGCACGCATGCGCACGTTAGCAGCGTTCAATTTTCacgttattttttaaatcctaATATAGCGACTAATAATTACCTCACCCTgctgctctttctctctccaacTACgaccacctccaccaccacgACCGCCACGTCCAGAAGCAGCACAACGACGTCGTTTGCCACGAGGAAGATCCACTTTCCGCGTTCGCTTCGTCTCGGTTTGTATTCAGAATCCGATTCCACTCTCTCCGCGTAAGCGCAATTCGATCTCTCTCGTTTTCTCGAATCCAAAGTTTCTCGCATTTTCTCGGTGCGAGTTAATGGTAtgttcctctttcttctcctgaGAAACGAACAGAATATTCATTTCTCTGTTAAATTTATGCATCGGATTTAGGGCTTCTGGTCAGGAACTGCGAATATCAAGGGCTTCACACTAGACATTTGAATTGAATTGCGGAAGAGTTGTGGATTGCTTTTGGTGGgcgaaattagggttttccatgAAGGTTTAGGGGATTTCTAGGGTTTATATCGGATCAGTGGAATGCTAGATTGGATGATTTGGTTGTGGTTAGCGTGATGACGGATTGAGCAATGGTGCGGCTTCTGGGACTGACTCGCGGAGAATCGGATGAGTCGCCTCGCGAGATCACCTCGCGGACCAACCGGGCGAGTGAGTCCGGCGAGAACGGGTGGCTCATTCGGTTCTTCGACTCGGCGTTCTTCTGTGAGTGGATCGCCGTTAGCTATTTGTACAAGCATGATCACCCTGGGGTACGAGACTACCTCTGTAATCGGATGTACACTCTACCCTTACCGGGTGTGGAGAGCTATTTGTTTCAAATTTGTTATATGATGGTGCACAAGCCGAGCCCGTCTTTGGACAAGTTTGTCATTGATATATGCTCCCTATCGTTGAAGATTGCTCTGAAGGTGCATTGGTTTTTAATGGCGGAGATTGAGGATTCGGATGATAATGAAGGGATTAGTAGGATACAAGAGAAGTGCCAGATTGCAGCGACGTTGATGGGTGAGTGGCCTCCTCTGATACGGCCTCAAATTGTGTCATCAAGCCCTGGAAGCAAGAACCAGGTTTTGAATAGGTTACTGTCATCGAAACAAAGGCTGTTGTCCCTAACATCGTCACCGCCCACTTCGAAGACTCTATCGTTCTCGCCTTCATCGGGAAACAATTTGCAAGAGGATGGTAATCAGTTATCTTCAGAGGAGAACAATATTTTAAAGAAGTTCATTCCAAGTCCGAAGGTTCGAGATGCGTTCCTATTCAGGAAGTCTGCagaaaaagatgatgatgagTCGGAGAAGGATGGGTTCTTTAAGAGGTTTTTGAGGGACAGTAGAAGTGAGGATGAGGCAGGTTCAAAGGTTCGAGATATGTTGCTTTTCAGGAAGTCGGCGgagaaagaagatgatgatTCTGAGAAGGATGGGTTTTTTAAGAGGCTTTTGAAGGACAGTAGAGGTGAGGATGAGGAGTTGACGTCGAGCTCAGATGGGTTTTTTAAGAAGTTGTTTCGGGATAGCAAGAGTGACTCTGACGATAAATCGATTTCTAAATCAGTGGAAGATGATGAAAAGGAAGGCTTCTTTCGTAAGTTTTTCAAAGAAAAGTTTGAGGACAAGAAGGATGGGAATGATGGGAAGGGAGATGAAGATATTGGCAACTCGGAAGAAAAATGTTCTAAATCtgttgaagatgatgaaaaagaggGGTTCTTCCGGAAATTATTTAAAGATAAGGACAAGAAAGATGAAGATACGGTGAACTCGGAAGAGAAAAGTTCAAAACATgctgaagatgatgaaaaagaggGATTCTTTAGGAAATTATTTAAAGATAAGCATGAGGACAAGAAAGATGCAAATGATAAAGCTGATGAGGGGAGTGCCAATGCTGAAGAAGAAGAGCCTTCCGACTTTTCATTGTTCCGAAGATTGTTTCGTGTGCACCCTGAAGATTCCAAAAGTACTGTCGCTAATGAAATCAGCAATGGTGGTAGCTTGTTTGAAAGTAGTCCAGGAACTGAAAGTTTTTTTCGCAAATTGTTTAGGGATCGAGACCGTTCAGTTGAAGACTCAGAGCTGTTTGGTTCAAAGAAATACAAAGAGGTCTGTTCAGATGtggtttatttttatgtttttcccttAATATGAAAGCATAGCCTTCACTTTGCAGCactctttttttccaaattatgtTGACATAAACAAAGAATATATGTTTTCCTTTGCAGTTTTAAAGATTTTAGTAGAATGTGATCTCAACATTTGATTATTGGCACTCTTTATTATGTGTGCACTATTAATTAATTCTCTAATTCATGAGGAATTCCCAAATTATACTTTCTTCTTTGCTTGTAGTTATACATGCCATTATTGTGTAGGTGTATCTCTTGTATAATTTCTGTGTAAATAGGTTGCacctttttaatgatatttcgattacatatatatataaaaaagacaTGCCATTATTGTCCCATTTACTCTAGTTAATGACACATTTCTTCCGATTTCGAGGCAATACTTCTATTAGAAGTTTCAGAATAGATATGTGGAAATAGTCGCAGAATGTAAAtttgcttttagttttattgttgTCCCCAATGGCAAGGTAGTTCTAATAGCCACTTGATAATCGCAGACACAATTCAAAGAGAGGTGAACATCTTATAAACTTCTAGGGTGGATCAAACTGAAGAGAAAATATATTGAGGATATGAGATGTACATTTTAAGACATGGCAAAGAAAGAAGTTTGGCTGACAGTGTCTTTAATATGGTAAGTACTGAATTGAAGAGAAATTAGAACAGGAAGACCCCTCCACGTTCCGTTCCACTTATAATATTGGAAAATAACGTTCCATTTCAGGCTTATTGGCCTTGTTTGTCTGTACTTCTGGCCGAAATTTTGCATCTTGCGAGGTACTCTTGTTAAGTTTTTTTCTAAagggtttataaaaaaattcactgTTGGTCATTTTATAATTGCTATCAACAATGGCTCTTCTCTGCGTCCTATCCTCAAGAGCCGTGCAAGACTAAACTGTCTTACCTGTTTTTTCGCTTTTACTTTTCTTACTGTAGCACCTCTGGGAAATTCAGTTGGTCTTCCCTTAGACATACTTGTAGGAGCCCTGAGATAGCGGATTGTTGTACCTTATACGCTGGGATTTTTAGGCCCCTCTATTTTTCTCGTGTGTCATCTCAGATCTTTATTATTCTCTTCCATTGGTTTTACTCTGAGAAATAACTTTAATAAGCTTCCTGTTATATGTCTTCCCCATGGTGATTTGTTCCTCCTACCCCTCTTCAGCTCTATCTCTACTTCGAGCCTGTCTTGTTCTTTTACAAGCTTCAAGCCAGTAATATTGTAACGTTCTTTTCATATGTGATACTCTAAGTTAAGCCTAGTCAAGTCTGGTAGTTTATTGAATGCTTTGTGCCTCAATGATGAAGGTTAACCCATTTTTGATCCCTTAATGTTCCGTTCCAATGAATACAGCTGAACTTTTCCTGAGTGAAATGGTGTTCATTTTGTTCCAATGAAAAAGCCTGATTACTTGAGTTGAACGGTATTGATAGTCTTGGAGATTAGGAGTCCAGGAGATAGGTTTTTGAATTAAAGGATAACAATTAGAGTTTTGAAAATAGAATGAAATAAGTGTGTGCGGGCGCGTGAGAGAGAGGCGGAATGACATAGCACAAGTACAAGTTGTTCCAATTAAAAGCCAGATTGGCTGAGTAAAATGGTATTGACAACCATGGAGATTAGGAGTCCAAGAAACAGGTTGTTGAATCTAAAGGATAATAATTAGTGTATCgaaaatacaatgaaaaaaGAGTGAGGATGGATGTGGAAGAGGAAGTTAATGTTATATGGAAATGCCTTGAAAGTAGGACTGCAGTACATATCCTTTCCATTCAATGAACATGATATTTTATCCATGCATGTAGAATATCAAGAGCAATGCTGTACAAACCTAGGAAGCCTTTACAGAAGGTCTCTTTATGCTACGCTTGAATTTGCAGCCAAACCAACTTTTTTCTATTAGCTTCTCATTGGCCAATCGCATGGCCTTCTCTAAGTTCTTTTGGTCACTACTCATCCCCTGCATGATGTATATCCATTAACTTGCTCTTTCTATGGGAACTCCCTGAAGCTACTTGTCCAGCGTGCCTTATTTGTGATCCTTAGAAGATGGTTAGATAAACTTAGCATCAAGGTAAAATACACAGAATTGCAGTATATCAATTTATTCAATGGAGACAGTCAGTCATGAAATCTTTCACCGACAATACTTGCAAATAAGTTCTTTTCCCTCTACATGATGAATAGTATGGATGAACGGTTTTTGATCTGGTGATATCTTCCATGATTTAGTATGTGGAAAGAACCAGTGGTTGACCCAAGGGATGGACATGCCATAGTTAgatgcaaaagaaaagaaaaagaaaaaagaagtttaGTAGAGGGACGTTTAGCTGCACATGTCTTACATTTTGCTAAGTAATcgaaaaataacattaaaaacgTAAAGGCACCCCTAATTAtatagaaagtatacaagagaaagtACCTAACTAGAAGGATCTTACAGTTTGCCATGTTGATTCACCATGCTCTTATTTTGGCAGAAGCATCCTGGTTCCCCAAAGCAGCGGAGCGAAAAGTCAGATGCAAAACCCCCACTTCCAAATAATACTGTATCACAGTCCCGAAAAGGGGCTTATCACGAGTCATTGGAGTTTGTGCAGTCATTATGTGAGACATCATATGGCTTGGTTGATGTATTTCCAGTTGAAGATCGAAAAAGTGCTCTTTGTGAGGTcaattatgtttttttcaatGCTTTCTTTGTACTGATACATGTTTTGTAACAATATCTACATTCATATTTGTCACGTTTGAATGTTTTTCTGATGCTTTTATTGTGTTTCTAGTCTCTCGCAGAGCTCAATTTGCATGTAGCTGAGGCTCAAAATAGTGGAGGTACTTCTTTAATCACTGTAGGTTTAAGTATAGGAATGTTCATCCTGAGGCACGCTGCCTTTGAGTATTTTCTTATGTGTAATGTTTGAACTAGTGGCATGATATTGTCGAAAGAATTGTCAGGAATAGTGTGGTATGTTTCTAAAGACGTGGTTAAGTAATGTGAAATATTGAAAAACTTTTGACTTTTGAAACTAAaacaatttcaagaaaaatctGTTTTGGATattgtctctattttttttctccactatatttttcaaagatgTTCAGAATGCCTATGTGGAAACAAGTCTAAGGCATTTTTGAAAGTGTTAACTTTAGGAGGTGTCTTTATTCTTATAGAAGTATATGCAAAAGTGTAAGGCGTGTTAGTATATGGAATGTAATAATGCATCATTCTTCAGATTGATGAATAATGTTACTTGTAGGAATCTACTCTAGTTGAATTTTGATGGGTGGATTCTTTTAATAaagtattttcttaaaaaaagtaaaagaaattgatTATGGGATTCTGCTTTCCTATAAGAAAATGTTTTGGATGCACTTATAAGTTGTGCTCCTGTTGTTTTGTATGCCCAGTGTTTCGTTTAAATGTAAGCAACTCCTGTTTTTTCCAAGGTTCTNNNNNNNNNNNNNNNNNNNNNNNNNNNNNNNNNNNNNNNNNNNNNNNNNNNNNNNNNNNNNNNNNNNNNNNNNNNNNNNNNNNNNNNNNNNNNNNNNNNNCACTAAGATGCGATACGACCCGTCTTCcttaggtataaattatcagattttttaacaggatacatacaatcaatgaataagtgtaacacATCTTGTtagcacggactgtctacctaaattacaataaactagggtgtagtacagcccgtcttccctaggtatggcctatcaaatcctattgatcatatgttaATTAAACCCATAGTATAACCaccatcctcataatcacagaaaacaagaataatttgatttcaataaaagtaaaatattttctaagacaagagaaaaatttcacaaatattgattttggaatttaagaacaattgcatttaatatgaagaacataaatcaattgtagcaatcctcatagttatacaatcaacatgcataaattgaaaatctagaaattaaatacaatcaaatcattgtgcttggatagggttacattaacaccccacgaaggggtttagcccctcatgatcttctaagctccaaagacaaatttctgatttctagctctaggaagcggtgtgtctgtttacaatgtttagaacCCTATTTATAGGTATTATGaaaaccctaaaagtcctaGAAACCCTCAGAAAACTGGAGGTCAGTCttccagtccaattgggagactgaaaaccaaatccacgttGGAAAAGGATTGTTGCCATGCAAtacacgcccgagtgcgcttgatccaAAGTTTTGTGCTCTCGAGCGCAGCCTAGCTGTTATGCGCAAGAGCGCAgacatgcgctcgatccttggccgTAGACGCTCGATCgcgggtgcgctcgagctcaggaATAGTTATGCTCGATCCTAAATCCAGAATGCCCAACTTTTTGCcattttaagcccaaatttcaatggtttgtcaaataagacctgaaacacaaaaacaaaacaaaatcaaacaaaattaaaatgctaaggaattaacatatgcaaattaaggggcttgaatttgcaacattcggcgcttatcattTTCctattgttaatttattatgtttacTTATTATGTCTGTTTTTGCTTATTACGATTGAGATTGTTTTTAGGCTTATTATGTCTGTGTTTGCTTCTTATACTATTTGAGATTTAGAGTCTTATTTCACAGCCCAACTGAAAACTGAAAGCattgaaaatattataaaatccttgaaaaataggaaaaatcgTTTTTGCACAGCCCTATCGAATTGCAGTTTTGAATTATAAACtttataattgaaagtttgatttttatcaaagTTTAAAACTGGCTAAGTGGTTAAAGGCTTAGTACTAGGCTAGTAGCCCATCAAAGTTCAAAGTTTAAACAATTTAAAGGTTTCAATTGGGCTtgaaaatataacaaaattagGTCAAATTCGGCCCAAAATGGATAAGTCCAGTAGTACAAATTTAGAATCATGGCCTAGCCAGTTATAGTGACGGTCAGTAACGGTATGAATCACGGTCGGCAAAAGTCAAGTGAAAATACCGACTTTGCCTGATCGTGGCGGAGCAAAATGTGGCAAAGGCAAATTCCTAACCGCATTATCCAACTCCCACACCTAGACACAACATGTTTATTTAAACGGGTTGCATGTGTAATGTCGTGTTACCCGTTAAGAGAATATGTCATATTCGGGTTTGGGTGTCCAACATGTTTATTTAAATGTGTCGTGTTCGGGTTTGACATAAATAAGTTCGTGTCATAAAGAGGTTGACACGAACCCAACACGCCAAcacgttttgccagccctaatttaaacctttttttttttactgattaCATCAGCCTCAAAGACCTTTTACCTTAGGtatgttaaatctttttttaaagCTTAAAGGTACAACTAGCTTTTCAAGGGCTTAAGCACCTTCAACTTAAGCATTTTAGACATATAGGTCTTGCTTGGAAGTAGTTTCATTTGGGCTCAGATTTGGGTTTAGTTTCAAATTTACGAAACCCAAGGCATTATGTGAGTTTTGGGCTGCAATAATGACAGACATTTTGGGCTTGTTTTAAGCTCATTTCTATCTGGCTCAGAATCAAATTTCGTAATGCAGTACGTGTAAATGCATAAATTTTTGGGCCGGTCCGGTATATGTTTGTTAGCCCAGTACAAAAGTCTGCTCCATGAATTTATGGGTCGGTTAGGTACAAATTCAGTTGAGTGATAAATGTGTTTACTCATCCAAGATGCttcattttatttctaattCAATTTTACATGTCTATCCCCCTTAATCCCGCATATTGAGGCCATCACATGCCTTTTGATTTCACAATGACACAATGGGAAttgcaaaaatgcattttattgTGTTGGTACAATAAATATAGTCTACCAAACATATTTACTTTGGCATTGTGATGTCCCACATCGCCTGaatatggagatggagatgtgcttaaatgtatactacacccttaatgacaacaatgcgttttaaagtcgtgatggtcataatcccatcagaactccacagttaagcgtgcttctagtttagtagtaccaggatgggggACCTCCCgggaagtctggtttggaggagccaaaagcagacaatattgtgtgtcattgaggtagggtgttacaaatggtatcagagccattgcctAACCTGAGatgggggagcgtgcacaagcccatgaagatcGCTAGCAGGCACTCGCTGGGACgaacgccaagaatgggctaatcccatgagggttgCCAGCAAGGACGCTGGCTCCTAAGAGGAGGTGATTGTGACGTttcacattgcctgggtatggagatggggatgtgcttaaatgtatattatacccttaatgacaacaatgcattttaaagccgtgatggttatgatcccatcagaacttcgcagttaagcgtgcttctgctggaatagtaccaggatgggtgacctcatGGAAATTCTAGTTTGCGGGagccaaaagcagacaatattgtgtatcattgaggtggggtgttacatgCATCTTGAAAATTGGTTTACGCCTAATTAATGTGCATCGTAACCAGTGTTTGTCTATTTCCTATAGACACTTGACTGTTCAACTTGGCAATCTCGTGGTTGTGTAGTCTACCCGTGCATTGTGCTATCCACAGCTGTCCATCTAATATCTGACGGATACAATTTGCATGATTTGATGTATGTTAAAAAGAATGTGTAATCGGGGAGAGTAACATGCATTATTGCATGAAGATAACGCCAAAATAAGGCTGCCATTTGGagatttgaatatatttttcccaataaaaatttacttttgCTGCATATGATATCGTGTGTAGTTGTCCAagaaatttattccaaatttgaatcaaatataCTGCCCGTTAAGCAAGTCATCAATGTGGTCGGCCTAGTATGGTTAATTTGGTGGCTTAGTTTCGCATATGTAGTGTTATGCCATTGTAGCCATACATGTGTATCATTAAAACTAAAGTCGGTGGTACTGTCCATGCTATAAAGTAGCTAAAgatcaattcaaaaaatttcaaaagttgtCACTTTGATCTCTCAGTCACCCCATAACCGTCCAATTGTGCGCTTTCAAAGGGACTCATTGTTAGCCATCCGATTATAGGCCGTTATATATCTTTGAAACATTCGTATTTGGTCTTACCTAATGCATACATGCAGTAGATTCAGTCTTTTTCTAGTATACTCTTTGACGGCGAGGAGCGTTTTAAAGGTTGAGCATGCAGATCTGGACCatacataattaaatataaacataaatatgaaaagGTCCACACTTCCGTTCACTACCTACTCTAAAACACATCGTTTTCAATTTCCCTTACTCATTAATGTATATCACTCTTGCTTTTAAAAGATCTCCCCACAAAAGCATATCTTCAATTCGTAATCATATCTTTCTCTTCAACGTCTCCTCGGCATCTCCTCTGCAGTGGCCACT
Protein-coding sequences here:
- the LOC132166509 gene encoding phosphatidylinositol 4-kinase beta 1-like isoform X2, yielding MVRLLGLTRGESDESPREITSRTNRASESGENGWLIRFFDSAFFCEWIAVSYLYKHDHPGVRDYLCNRMYTLPLPGVESYLFQICYMMVHKPSPSLDKFVIDICSLSLKIALKVHWFLMAEIEDSDDNEGISRIQEKCQIAATLMGEWPPLIRPQIVSSSPGSKNQVLNRLLSSKQRLLSLTSSPPTSKTLSFSPSSGNNLQEDGNQLSSEENNILKKFIPSPKVRDAFLFRKSAEKDDDESEKDGFFKRFLRDSRSEDEAGSKVRDMLLFRKSAEKEDDDSEKDGFFKRLLKDSRGEDEELTSSSDGFFKKLFRDSKSDSDDKSISKSVEDDEKEGFFRKFFKEKFEDKKDGNDGKGDEDIGNSEEKCSKSVEDDEKEGFFRKLFKDKDKKDEDTVNSEEKSSKHAEDDEKEGFFRKLFKDKHEDKKDANDKADEGSANAEEEEPSDFSLFRRLFRVHPEDSKSTVANEISNGGSLFESSPGTESFFRKLFRDRDRSVEDSELFGSKKYKEKHPGSPKQRSEKSDAKPPLPNNTVSQSRKGAYHESLEFVQSLCETSYGLVDVFPVEDRKSALCESLAELNLHVAEAQNSGGVCFPMGKGMYRVIHIPEDEAILLNSREKAPYLICVEVLKSEMPSNAKDTSGVQKLSRAGIPLANGDALLQKPPPWAYPLWTAQEVYRNSNDRMSRSTAQAIDQAMTHVSEAKKKFVNVSLSVENRLPIQSESTEHSCNDCASLQSTSASAGVVSRNYQCGECVTHTSRAAHSSDLEWVRVVLAADPGIRMEDIEDQGPPRRKEHRRVPSTVAIEAVKAAAAKGEAPPGLPLKGAGQESSDAQPRVSGSSPKASDALSGEHWEVKKERIRKASVHGNLPGWDMRSVIVKSGDDCRQEHLAVQLISHFYDIFQEAGLPLWLRPYEVLVTSSYTALIETIPDTASLHSIKSRYPNITSLREFFIAKYEENSPSFKLAQRNFVESMAGYSLVCYLLQVKDRHNGNLLLDEEGHIIHIDFGFMLSNSPGGVNFESAPFKLTRELLEVMDSDAEGVPSEFFDYFKVLCIQGFLTCRKHAERIILLVEMLQDSGFPCFKGGPRTIQNLRKRFHLSLTEEQCVSLVLSLISSSLDAWRTRQYDYYQRVLNGIL